From the genome of bacterium:
AACGGTGGACCAATTCCCGGTAAACTTCAGATCGAGATTCCAGAGAATGTGTCCGAGGGAACATACTCTAATCTGGTGATAATAGCCCATTCACCGTCCGAGTTTGTGCTTGACTTTGTAAGGGCTGTGCCCGGTGTCCCCAAAGCGAAGGTTCAGGCAAGAATAATAATGACCCCAATTAATGTGAAGAACCTTATGAAAGCTCTCGAGGACAACATCAAAAAGTACGAGTCCAAATTTGGGGAGATAAAGGTAGCGGGCGAAAAAAGCGACAAAACCATCGGCTTCTCCATTGAATAACGAGCTAAATTGCCTCCTCTACCCATGTGGAGGGTAAAATGTCTTTGTGGCAATGGGTTAAACCAGTATTAATTCAGACCGCCATTATATCAGTAATAGTATTTTGCCTCTTCGTTCTCGTAGAGGTTCTCGTAATACGGTTCGGTCAGATTATTGAGAGAGCTTTCGTAAAAAGACGATGGGTACAGTATCTTGTTAGCTCACTGGCAGGTTCGGTGCCGGGCTGCACCGGGACATTCTTCATAGATGCCATGTACATGGCTGGTATAGCAAGCTTTGGTGCTATAGTGGCTGTCATGGTTTCAACATGCGGTGATGAGGCATTCGTGCTTCTAAGTCAGCTCGCAGTGTCAAACAGTATCAACATAAAAACGCTCTCTATGCTTTTTGGTTCCCTTTTTGTTCTGGGAATATTCGCCGGATGGCTCGCCGATACAGTGGCTAAAGCGATAAATCTTAGGGTTTGCGAAAAATGCTTGATAGAAAAGCACCCGGAAATAGACACAACTCACATAAGGCTTATACCGATTGGTCATTTCGTAAAAGAGCACATATGGGGTCATATAATAAAAAAGCACATGGTAAGTATCGTGTTCTGGATTTTCATCAGCCTGCTATTCGTCAAGTTCATAGGGCAATTCATATACATAGAACAAATAATAACGCATAACAAGTATATGCTTTTACTTGTGGCGGCAGTGGTAGGGATATTGCCGGTATCGGGACCAAACATTCTTTTCGTAACCTTGTTCGCGCAGGGGATATTACCGTTCTCAATAATGCTTACCAACTCGATAGTTCAGGATGGTCACGGACTACTGCCCATACTCGGCTTTTCCGTGGGAGATGCGCTCAAAATTAAAGTATTCAACCTCGCATTCGGACTTATTGTAGGCTTTATTCTTATGGCATTTGGCATTTGAGAAAGGGGGGCCAATGAGCCTCGAAATTTCGGGCACGCTACTTAAGAAAGCGCTCTCGGGATTATCAAGCGTGAAATTCATGGGAGTAGTCAATGTCACCCCGGACTCATTCTCAGATGGCGGCGAGTATTTCAACCCTGAGAAAGCAGTTAAGCATGCCATAGGTCTTCTCTCTCAAGGTGCCAATATAGTTGACATCGGCGGAGAGTCCACGCGCCCGGGAGCAGAACCTGTCCCACTTGAGGAGGAACTCGCGAGAACGATACCTGTAATAGAAAAAATCCGTTCTCAGATCCCCGATGCAGTCATATCCATAGATACTTATAAATCGGATGTTGCGCGAAAAGCTGTCGAAGCCGGCGCGAATTGGATTAATGACATTTCCGGCGGAACATTTTCTCCAGACATGTTCGAACTCGCGGCATCTTATAATGTTAAGATAGTGATATCCCACATCAAGGGCACACCGCGCGACATGCAGAAAAACCCTTACTACGACGATGTTCTGGATGAGGTTTACCGCTGGCTTTCAAGCCGCGCCGAGGAAGCATTGCGTGCAGGAGTTCCTGAGGAAAACATAATAATTGACCCCGGAATTGGATTTGGAAAACGATTTGAGGACAATCTCGCTCTATTGTGGGGCATACCAAAACTAAGAGAACTTGGATTTCCCGTACTTATTGGAACATCGAGGAAGTCTTTTATAGGGCACTATACCGACGAAAAAGACCCATCAAAGAGAGACCCCGGCTCATTTGTTACCTTCGTGTTCGCAGCGATGCTCGGAGCCGATATATTGCGGGTCCACGATGTTTCAGGCGCGATACAAGCTGTTAGGATAGCTAAAGCTCTTATTGAAAGCGGAGAAAAGTATATTTTCTGACAAAAAATCCAGAGATATATGCCTATCTTATCTCATTTAATTTCAAAAGGTTATAAACTTTTTCGCGAACTTGTCATCAATTATTTAAGGAAGGGAAAAGAATATTTGTTGAAAAGGCAATATTTTTATGTAAAATTAATACAAGGAAGCTAATCAATTTAGGAAAGGAGGGGGAGTTATGTCTAAGTTTCTCTCCGCTGCCATTATCATAATGGCAGTTTTAACCATCTCAACGGCAGGTGTCGTTGAAATTCCCCTCGACAGCAGTCAATCCAACATCACCAACGCTTACATTTTCGCATGGCGCGTGGCTACTGAAAACCAATGGATAAGAACGGGCAATGTCGACCCAAAACTCGGCTACGAATACGGCGAGCTGCCAATACTATGGATCGCGTCGGGTTCTATGAGAGGCTCATTCGTGTATCCTGACTCGATAACGAGAAACACTTTTACGGTAACATGGAACGGCTCATTCGACATCGATAGGGTAAACAGAGCTTATTCTATTTCCGTCCCCGGCTACAAAGCCATAGCCGTTCTTAAAAGCACAATCACAGACCCTTTAGGACAGTCCGTAACATGGGAGGCACCCTACTTCAGGAACATCCTGCAAAGGTTCGTTCCAGACCACCTTCCTGATTGGGCTTTTTATGTTTACGACTCATCGTTGGCATCATCCATAGACTGGCGCACGAGAGTGCTCGTTATACCATCATTCATAGAATACGGCATCGACGGCGGCGATTATATAAGAGATGTAGCAACCACATATCCATCACTCGCGACGGCAATACAGGACTTCCTCGAGGATGGTGGAATAGTCTACGCCGAGGGCAACGGTGGATACTTGCTCGAAGCGCTCGGATTAATTCCAGTCGGAACTGTCGACCTTACCGATAGGGTTAATGGTCCTATGCCCGACCAGATAGCCCCTGTCGCTGTTATCGACTCCTCGCACCCTCTTGGTTTCGTGTGGCAGTCAGGTGGCATATACACAGTCGGCGCACCAACGCTTTCGACGAGATATAATACCATTCTGACCTATACATCAGCCTGGGATTCTACCGATGTGGGTAAACCCGCAGCTATAGAGATAACTGGTCCGGATGCTCATGGCGGGAAGATTGTTTTGGTCGCGGGAATCCCCGCCGCCGGCGCAGTTCAAACATCAGACCATACGCAGTGGCTTTGGACCGCTAACGGCATACTTTACGGCTTCTGCCACAAAATGCTCCATCAGCGAAAAATCCACAGCCCCGTGGTGCTACCAGAATCAACGCATGTCGCACCCTTCGCCATTCCAGCTGATGACTCCGTTACCGTAACCATAACTGTCAGAATAAGGAACCTGTGGGACGAGAACCTCACCAATACGGTGGTCTACGAGTATAAAAATAGTTACCTCGACTATGTCGACTGCCCCAGCGGACCCTCACCGACGGTTTCCGGCAACACTATTTACTGGAACATTGGAACAGTAGCGCCCGGTGCTACTACCGTAATACAATACAGGCTTCGCACACCCCCTTACACGGACCCAAGAACCGGCACGCTGACGAGCGACTATCTTAGCGTCAGCACTGGAACTGCAAGGTTTTATGAGAGTAGCTGCAACCGCCGCGACATAGACTACCGTCACGACCTGTGGGCAAGAGTTCTTTTCAGTGCGCACATTATAGCCGATGCCGACCTGAATTGGAAAAACATTCTCGGCGAGTATTTCCAGCCGTTTAAGATTTTCTGTACCATGGAGAACAAAGAGCGCACATCTGCGCTCGAGACAAAGTATGTTCAGCTCGTGCCACTTGATGTTCCTATTTATTGGGTTGGTCCAAGCGAGATACCAATAATCCGCACACCGGGAGGAAGATTTGTCGATGTTCTCCGCGGAACCGCAGACTCAACGCCCGGATTCCCAACTACTGTCGAATATGACATTGACGGTGACGGTGACCCTGACGCATGGCTTGATTTCTCCACTATTCATCCACGACCCGATTCTGTTCAACTCGTTCAGGTTTACTGGTTCAATCCATGGAGCAACAGCTATGAGGACATAGACCACGATGGCATTCGCCCGGTTGACAGCGACGGCGATGGAGTTTTCGAGGTTACAGACCCCGGCGACCTTATAAGAGCCTGGCGCTTGGTGTGGAATGTAGGGCAGGTAGGTGGTCATCAGTGGTTTGACCCTTATGCAAGCTGGGAGCTATGGATTGACCCGCCACCGCTAATTGATATGGCTATCGGCGCCGCACATCACCTTGGACTCGACCCTGGCGACAGGCCACCCTCAGACACAGGCTACTATTACCCCAACTGGCGCTGGTGGATGGAAAGAGATGCATCTGATAATGTGGTTTTCGTAAGGATGATTAAGATGAGACACGGTTCATACGAGGGATTCAGATTTGTCGCTGACACGAGCTACAGACCCGCTCCCGGCGATACTATTGAAACTGACTGGGGCGTGATACCTTATCCAAGGCGCGCTTATATTGCAGTTTTGAACCTTGGTGGACACGAACCAACTATGACATCACCGTTCCCGCCGCCTGAGGATACGCTTTACGGCAAAATAACTTACAAGACAATATGGGGTCAGAGAAGAGTAGTGCCAATAAGGGTCAGCTATACATATTATGCGCCGCTTCCCAACCCGCTCCAGTTTGAGTATGTTAATCAGGTTTACAAGATTACTGACCCATCAACTGGCAGCGAACTACAGGCACTGCCCTCAAACGGAACAGCATACATAGACTTTAAAGTCACCGCTTCTACGGAATACACATACTACTGGATTGCTAATGTCGGTTACGACCTTGGAAGATTCTCGTATAACTATGCTGACCCGTGGGATAGAGGTTGGACGAGAACATCAATGACGCCCGACACTCTTGGCGACGGCGTTTTTGGCTATGTGGTGGTGACAATTCCGAAGGGAATAGGAAATTATAGTATCGACATACCGAGGAACTCTGACGGTAGCCCGGATTGGTCGAAGATTTTCCCGGAATATATCACACTTATCGACACCAATCCCCATGTTCCCACGGAGCCGTTTATGGTTGAATATCCGTTTAAGTACGAACTTTACTGCCCACAGATACTTATACCGCCTGCTCTCGATGATGATAATGGAGATGGCGTGGATGACTGGCGCGACGACTACGGCGACAGATTCGTTTCCCGCACGGGCTATCTTCACGACAGGTTCCCACCCGGGAATGGCGAGGATGCGGAGGCTATTTTCGCGACCAATCCATGGGATACGAGCGTTACTATTGAGGGTGAACTTGCGCGCCCACATGTTGGTTGGTGTCCCGGCGCCGACTCAACTTATGGTGACGATGTTCCAGAAAAACTTGGCGAGACTCATCTTTCGTTGCGCGTTATATGGCACGGAAACGGCAAAGAGGGACCAGTTAAGATTAACGAAGGCGCTGTATTGGTTAACGAGGAAATATTCGGCGGCTCGCCGTGGGTACAATGGTCTCATGCTCTATTCGCCGAAGCCAAGGGACATCACATATACATCTCAAGAAATGTGACCCCCACGGTTGTGTCGCTTTATCCGGACACCATTTACCTTCGTTACAGGATTCGCGATTATAACGAGCCTCACAGATTCGATGCCGCCTTTGACCCGTGGGTCAACTCAGCCGGTGACGGCGCTATAAATGTTACTGTTCAAGTAGGTGGAAGAGACCCGTTCTCTCTGTTCTCGCCCGACCTTATAACTCATGCGCGCGTGGACCCAACACGCGACGAAAGAATATTTACCGCTTTGCCCTGGGCTGCCTCACTGCCCGATTCCCACTTCCTCCGCGAAGCTGGTTATCCTAAAACCGACACAGGTGCGGTTTTCACGATGATAGTCGAGGTGGACAATGGTAGTGGCGACATATGGGATAGCATCACATTCGTGCCTGACCTAAGCTCACTCGGCGCTACATATCCCGTCCTGTGGTATTCAGCGTATCCGAGACCGTTCGTGCCGGCTCATCTGGACGAAACTACAGGCGAATGGATTCCCGGCGACGACCCGCGTACGATGAGAGCTGGCTGGCGGTTCAATCCTTCGGAACACGAGATGTTGTTCAGAATAGGCAACCCGGACTACTCAGCCATGATACCTGAGGTCCAGAGCTCAAGAAGGGTTTACTTCATATATCACTTCGTCGTCGACCCCAACTTGCCTATCGGAGTTTACGACATACCATTCACTGTTAGAGCAAAAGTTCGCAGTTATGACGAGCCATACGGCAGCGGAATGTGGACATCATTCACAGTTCCTGGAGCAAAATTCGCCGTCGTTAGATGGAGCGGAAACAACAGACCTAAATTCGTTATAGCTCCTGCGCGGCTTATTGAGTTCCAGGATACGCTTCAAAGCTATATAACAGTTCCTACGCCCGTTCAGGCAAAGTGGACATACGGTTACCCTCAGCCGGAGCGCTTCGACACAGCTTACTCTCCCATGACCGGTTCGTTTAGCGGGAATGTGCTTTCCATAAGTATTCCGACAGAACTTGTTAGTTTCCCTGGCGAAGACCACAACTACTTCTGGTTCATGGTTAAAGCCGTCGTGGACGCGCCCTTCGGGACCGATAGGCTTCTGGTTTCAACTCATCCGCTTATTCGCTACAACGACTGGCTTGGACGCGAGCGACAGGGGCGTGGATGGTCTTACTACATTGCTGCCCAGGGTCCCTCACTTATACCGCTTAAGGAGATTACCGAAGTTAACGGCACTCCAGTCGGTGAGGATGGTCAATTCACTTTGAGGCAGGGCGACAACGAGCTTGTAGTTACGATAAACGCTGGAAACATTGGCAATGACCTCGCTGCAGACCCCGTGTTAATACTCGAGATAGGCAGGGATGCGCAGTTCAGCGAGCTTCTCGCAAGTTACGAACACGAATTCGACCCGACGACAAAGAAGCTAACGATTCACCTTCCCGATGTGGCGCCGGGTCAGAAGTTGGCTGTGCCAGTTAAGCTGTCTGTTCCCACGACAGAAATCCATAGGACGCTTGAGCTTTGCTACGCTGCTCTATCCAAGTTCTATGGTCCATACGAGGGTCTAGAACGAATCACAAGCGAGACTCGCGAAAGGTTCGTCGAGATAGACCCCGAAACGCTCTACTACGGTGCTAATATGGCTGTAACCCAAAGTGATATCGCCATAACCCCTGAGTCATTCGGATTGGGCGACGAGATAACCATAAATGCTACGATTCACTACAGCGGCAACATGAAGGTCGATAACATTCCGGTAAGGCTCATTACAATGGATGGCACACCGGTGGGAGACGACCAGATAATAAGCACACTTTCGCCGTCAGGAGACAGCGTAGCAACAGTATCCTTCCCGTTCATTGTGACTGAGTATTATCAAAAGCTTTTCGTGCTTGTTGACCCTGACTCAACCATAGGCGAAATAACCGAAACCGACAATGTAGCCAAAGTTGAGGTCATAGTTGGCAAAGGGAACCCTCTTATAGATGTGATGAACTACCCCAACCCGTTCAAGAATTATACCGAGTTCATATACACGTTGCTAAGGCCAATGAAGTCGGTTAAGATTGAGGTTTACACACTGCGCGGAAGATTGGTCGCAACATTCGACGGTCCCACGACACCGGGCTATCATTCACTCGGCTGGGATGGAAACGACAAATCCGGTGACGGAATAGCCAACGGAAGCTATGTGTATAAAGTTATCGCCACCGACGATGAGGGCAAGAAGTATGAGGTTCGCTCGGTGGTGGTAAGGATGCAATAGGACAAAAAACATAGCACCGAACATATTTCCACTACTTTTTGTGCATATGGTGGGCTGGGCCGGTGGCGTTAGTGCCGCCGGCTTTTTTAATCCATGCCGTTACAATATGAATTTCATCAAATCCTCGTCCCCAACTATGTGACCCAGCTTTTTTCTGACCATGGCTTTGGTTATTTTAATTTTCGCGGGGGCGATATCGGGCGCATCGAACAATATGTCCTCAAGAAGTAAGCTCATAGATGTGTGAAGTCTTCGGGCACCTATGTCCTCGGTTCGCTGGTTTATTTCGTAGGCTATTTTGGCTATCTCCTCTATCGCGCCATCAGTAAATGTGAGCTCTATGCCCTCGGTAGCGAGTATAGCTTGATATTGTTTTATCAAAGAGTTCTCTGGTTCGGAGAGGATTCTTTTAAAATCATCTGCACTAAGCGGTGAAAGCTCTACTCTTATGGGCAGCCTTCCTTGAAGCTCTGGGATAAGATCCGATGGGCTTGAGTTGGTGAATGCACCCGCAGCTATGAAAAGTATATGGTCTGTCCTTACAACGCCGTATTTGGTTACTACCGTGGTGCCCTCAACCAGCGGGAGCAAATCGCGCTGAACGCCCTCTCGGGAAACATCAGGTCCCACGCCACCTCTGGAACCAACTATTTTGTCTATCTCGTCTATGAAAACAATCCCTGCTTCTTGGGCGCGAATTTTGGCTATGCTTACCACTTTATCCATATCGAGAAGCTTTTCTATCTCCTCCTGAAGAAGCTGATTTTTTGCTTCAGCAATGGTCATCCGTCGCGTCTTTTTCTTCCTGCCCATTATGTCACTAAGCATGTCCTGGAAGTTTATGCCTATTTCCTCAAGCCCCGCCTGCGATATAACTTCGATACTTTGGAAGGGAGGTACGCTAACTTTTACTTCTATCTCTTTGTCGTCGAGCAAACCGGCTTCAAGTTGTTCTTCGAGTTTTCTTCTCGTTCTGCTGTAGCTCTCGAGATTGGTCGCGGTGGATGGTCTTGGCAAAAGTGCATCGAGAATTCTTTCTTTAACATTTTGCCGAGCCTTAGCTTCGACTTTAGCTGCCTGCTCACTTTTAACCATGTCAACGGCTACCTGAACAAGTTCCCTTATCATACTGTCCACATCCCTTCCAACATAACCTACCTCGGTGAACTTGGATGCCTCTACTTTAACGAACGGTGCACCAGCGAGTTTAGCGAGCCTGCGCGAAATCTCCGTTTTCCCGACCCCTGTAGGACCGACCATGAGAATGTTATTTGGCTTTATCTCCTCGCGAATGTCCCCCTTAACCCGCATTCTGCGCCAGCGGTTTCTAAGAGCTATTGCTACTGCGCGCTTGGCATTGTCCTGACCTATAACATATTTGTCGAGTTCCGAGACTATCTGGCGTGGTGTTAACTGCATTGCGCGAAGCAAGACCTCATCCTCGTATATCGCATCCATAACCTTCCTCCTCGGCAAAATCAAAGTAATATAAGTTCGTTATTTTCATTTGCAACACGCTTGAATCTATTTATGTTATAAAAACGATAAATTCACAAGCAAGGAGGTAACATGGAACTTCAAGATCAAGTTTGGGAGCAACTTGTGGTTTCTGCGACCAAGTCCAAAGGCTGGATGAAATTTTTAGGAATCATCATGATAATTTCCGGTGCGTTAACTGCTATATCTATAGTAGGAATCCTTTGGGCGTGGATTTACATCTGGCTCGGCATACTTCTTCTTCAGGCTGGCAACAAGGCGACCGAACTTCTGGCAAGCAAATCTCCTGAGAATCTGGTGGAATATCAAAGCAAGCTATCGTCATTTTTCCAGATAACGGGGATTCTTACCATAGTAGCCCTTGGACTCGCCGTTATAGCACTTATAATCGCGAGTATAATGGGATTCTCAATGTTTAACATGCCTCAGATGTGGCAGACTTACTAATAGTGCGCTTGGCAACAACATTCGCTCTTGCCCCGCCTTTGCGGGGCTTTTTTGTGGCTTAACGCGTGGAAAGCACTTTTTCTATGGTGCCCAAAGCCCATACTATTGCAGTTTTCTCGTCCGCGCTGCCCGATTTCACTAACATGTCGGCTTCGTGAAGAATCTTCAAAGCAGAGAAGAGGTGTTCAATGTCTATCCTTCGCGCTGAACGGACAAGTCTTTCGGCAAGAAAGGCTCTTCTACCAAGTTTTTCGCCAAGTTTACCCGGTGAAACTTTCGCCCAGATCATGTCGCCCAAACCCCTGCGAATCCAAGAAAGAATTACCGCATATGTTTCACCGAAGGACATCAATTCGGTGGCAAGTTTTGTTGCTTTTCTAAAATCGAGCTCGATGAACGCATTAGAAAACTGAAAGATATGGGCTGACCTGCTGTGGCTCACGACATCCTCGACATCACCAACATCTATTCGCTCGCTCTCAACATAGGACACCAGTTTTTCTATCTCGGAGCGAATGTCAAGAAGCGAGACGCCAGCTTTCTCGACAAGATTATTCGCTGCTTTTGGAGTAATCTTTTTCTTGTTTCGCATCACAAAGAAGTACACCCATTCAAGCATCTCCCGCTGATTCGGCATCGGAAAGTCAAATATCTGAAAAAGTTTTGCGATGTTTTTCCCGGTTTTCGTTCTTCTGTCGGGCGGGTTTTTCGACTCAGCAAGTAACACAGTCGTTTTTGGAAAGTCCATGCTGGCGAGTTTTGAGATGAATCTCTGTTCGTTGGCACGGGAAGGTTCGAATGCACGGAGTATAACAATTCTCCTGTCCCCCATAACAGGAAATGTAACCAACGAATTTATTATCGCGAAAATATCGGGTTTATCGTCCATCCAGAATGTCTCGAGGTTAAAGTCCTCAAAGCCTGCAACAGAACGCTTAAAACCTCGCAAAAGCACCTCTTTCATGTACTGACACTCGCCTGCAAAAAGGAATCTTATGGGCGGAGACTGTGACATAACCTGCTTGTAAAATTGTATAAATTCCCTGGGTGTCATTTCCCCTCACCGATAACCTCGCTTTTTGATGGCATCAATCCACAACTCTTCTCCTCGGGACAGTAGCCAAGAATAATGCATTTGGGCTGAAGGTAGTCCGCAAGTCCTGAAAGCTCGGGGACTTTTTTTATCTCAGCCTTAACCTTAACGAAAAGTTCCCGTATCTCCCATTGAGCTCTGGTGCATAGTCTGACCTGGCAAACAGTATAAAGTTCTCTGAAATTCATCGTCATAACGAGATTCGTCATCGTCGCATTGGGCAGAACGAATCTCGCATCCTCCTTTGGTATCCCAAGTTCGACGAGTTTTTCATAGGTAAGCTTCGCGGTATCAAGGAACTTCTCGAATATTGCCCTCGCCTCATCGTTTCCTCTTATGGTCGGCGGGATAACAAAATTTCTCTCCTTAAGTTTGACATACCGCTGCGATTGTTGTGAATAACTCGCTATTCTGTGCCTTACGAGCTGGTGTGAGCATGCTCGCGAGCAACCCTCGATGGAAAATGTAAAGTTTATATGCTCCAGAACTGACATGTGACCTGATGCAATGACTCTATCCAGAAGTGAGTGCATCCTGTCGCGGGTGATAGCTGGTTCTGAATCGCCTTTAGCTCTGCTCCATATCGAAGCTGGTCCCTCGGACGAATAACAGGTCCGCGCAGCCGTAAAAGCTGTCTCAATAGGCTTGGGAGTGTAATTTATAAGTTTGACTATCATAAACAAAATTTAGCGCTAAAAGACAAATTTTCATAGGTAAAATTTATGTCTCCGAAGAAGCATCATCGGCAATGAGAAACTCGGGTTTCTTCGTTCGCGTTAATCTACTCAAAAAAAGCGGTGATAGTGCCACAAAAATGACCAGCAAAGCAAAGGGATTGCGAAGGTAAGCGAGGATTATCGCCATAAGGGCAGCGTCGAGGGAAAAGTGTGCTATAACTGCTGCAAAGAATCCGTAATAATATAGGGTCAGGGCGAGTATCACTCCATCAAGGAAAAACAAAAAAGTTTGCGGAGTTAGTCTGCCGAATGTGTGGAAGACAGCCCATATAAGCGCAGATAGCGCCACGGCGACCCATACTTT
Proteins encoded in this window:
- a CDS encoding DUF3467 domain-containing protein, whose amino-acid sequence is MPNGGPIPGKLQIEIPENVSEGTYSNLVIIAHSPSEFVLDFVRAVPGVPKAKVQARIIMTPINVKNLMKALEDNIKKYESKFGEIKVAGEKSDKTIGFSIE
- a CDS encoding arsenic efflux protein produces the protein MSLWQWVKPVLIQTAIISVIVFCLFVLVEVLVIRFGQIIERAFVKRRWVQYLVSSLAGSVPGCTGTFFIDAMYMAGIASFGAIVAVMVSTCGDEAFVLLSQLAVSNSINIKTLSMLFGSLFVLGIFAGWLADTVAKAINLRVCEKCLIEKHPEIDTTHIRLIPIGHFVKEHIWGHIIKKHMVSIVFWIFISLLFVKFIGQFIYIEQIITHNKYMLLLVAAVVGILPVSGPNILFVTLFAQGILPFSIMLTNSIVQDGHGLLPILGFSVGDALKIKVFNLAFGLIVGFILMAFGI
- the folP gene encoding dihydropteroate synthase, which produces MSLEISGTLLKKALSGLSSVKFMGVVNVTPDSFSDGGEYFNPEKAVKHAIGLLSQGANIVDIGGESTRPGAEPVPLEEELARTIPVIEKIRSQIPDAVISIDTYKSDVARKAVEAGANWINDISGGTFSPDMFELAASYNVKIVISHIKGTPRDMQKNPYYDDVLDEVYRWLSSRAEEALRAGVPEENIIIDPGIGFGKRFEDNLALLWGIPKLRELGFPVLIGTSRKSFIGHYTDEKDPSKRDPGSFVTFVFAAMLGADILRVHDVSGAIQAVRIAKALIESGEKYIF
- the hslU gene encoding ATP-dependent protease ATPase subunit HslU, with amino-acid sequence MQLTPRQIVSELDKYVIGQDNAKRAVAIALRNRWRRMRVKGDIREEIKPNNILMVGPTGVGKTEISRRLAKLAGAPFVKVEASKFTEVGYVGRDVDSMIRELVQVAVDMVKSEQAAKVEAKARQNVKERILDALLPRPSTATNLESYSRTRRKLEEQLEAGLLDDKEIEVKVSVPPFQSIEVISQAGLEEIGINFQDMLSDIMGRKKKTRRMTIAEAKNQLLQEEIEKLLDMDKVVSIAKIRAQEAGIVFIDEIDKIVGSRGGVGPDVSREGVQRDLLPLVEGTTVVTKYGVVRTDHILFIAAGAFTNSSPSDLIPELQGRLPIRVELSPLSADDFKRILSEPENSLIKQYQAILATEGIELTFTDGAIEEIAKIAYEINQRTEDIGARRLHTSMSLLLEDILFDAPDIAPAKIKITKAMVRKKLGHIVGDEDLMKFIL
- a CDS encoding DUF5362 domain-containing protein encodes the protein MELQDQVWEQLVVSATKSKGWMKFLGIIMIISGALTAISIVGILWAWIYIWLGILLLQAGNKATELLASKSPENLVEYQSKLSSFFQITGILTIVALGLAVIALIIASIMGFSMFNMPQMWQTY
- the holA gene encoding DNA polymerase III subunit delta, giving the protein MTPREFIQFYKQVMSQSPPIRFLFAGECQYMKEVLLRGFKRSVAGFEDFNLETFWMDDKPDIFAIINSLVTFPVMGDRRIVILRAFEPSRANEQRFISKLASMDFPKTTVLLAESKNPPDRRTKTGKNIAKLFQIFDFPMPNQREMLEWVYFFVMRNKKKITPKAANNLVEKAGVSLLDIRSEIEKLVSYVESERIDVGDVEDVVSHSRSAHIFQFSNAFIELDFRKATKLATELMSFGETYAVILSWIRRGLGDMIWAKVSPGKLGEKLGRRAFLAERLVRSARRIDIEHLFSALKILHEADMLVKSGSADEKTAIVWALGTIEKVLSTR
- a CDS encoding FAD-dependent thymidylate synthase, with the protein product MIVKLINYTPKPIETAFTAARTCYSSEGPASIWSRAKGDSEPAITRDRMHSLLDRVIASGHMSVLEHINFTFSIEGCSRACSHQLVRHRIASYSQQSQRYVKLKERNFVIPPTIRGNDEARAIFEKFLDTAKLTYEKLVELGIPKEDARFVLPNATMTNLVMTMNFRELYTVCQVRLCTRAQWEIRELFVKVKAEIKKVPELSGLADYLQPKCIILGYCPEEKSCGLMPSKSEVIGEGK